A single window of Pyxicephalus adspersus chromosome 10, UCB_Pads_2.0, whole genome shotgun sequence DNA harbors:
- the LOC140338972 gene encoding uncharacterized protein isoform X6, with translation MDDDKLDHKTSRILSLTLEIIYLLTGEIYELVQKTSGEQTIPSRHYFGLTPIIVPPTLTPKKHKKMLEVIQKITELLMGEVPIRCQDVTVYFSMEEWEYLEGHKDLYKDVMMEDHQTLTSPDGSSNGNPPERCPRPLYSRDSTLKGQKIPHHHQNEDLRELKQEQKEIYGRNDLPLVEESRIMWPGKEEDSSVDISSDDPNVWNTGMGYCISSPDFDTEDIETTQNSPEGNSNNGTISVRSSSADEPSDSSHPEGPYDKIITTTSNNHLGCHSVGRPLELYNPEEPSTDVSHAAVPRGGYIFTCSTVKKLSLRHQGTRREIYAFECSKCGKCFQTQSNLVRNENVHIGMWPYSCMECGNCFAANSDLDRHERVYTGDRLPLYSESGKNLPTKSELDTHQEHLSAAPSYKCSECGQCFKRKEYLRGHLKIHTGETPFSCAECKKSFFNKADMIRHWRVHTGEKPFSCSECGKCFSQKGHLNIHLKLHTGEKPFSCPECGKRFTHKSSLITHQTLHSGKKPFSCPECEKSFVRRSDLVVHQRTHTGEKPYFCSECGKSFSRKGHLNIHIKKHSVGKHLPVFSEGSVLYREPSHMHLPLL, from the exons ATGGATGACGACAAACTGGACCACAAGACCTCGAGGATACTCAGCCtgaccctggagatcatctacctactgaccggagag ATTTATGAACTAGTACAGAAGACATCTGGTGAGCAAACAATACCCAGTCGCCATTATTTTGGATTAACCCCAATCATAGTTCCTCCAACACTGACaccaaagaaacataaaaaaatgttagaagtCATCCAGAAGATCACTGAGCTACTGATGGGAGAG gttcctataaggtgtcaggatgtcactgtctatttctccatggaggagtgggagtatttagaaggacacaaggacctctacaaggacgtcatgatggaggaccaccagaccctcacatcaccgg atggatccagtaacgggaacccaccagagagatgtccccgtcctctgtattcccgggattccacactgAAAGGTCAgaagatccctcaccatcatcag AATGAAGACCTGAGGGAACTTAAACAAGAGCAAAAAGAGATATATGGGAGAAATGATCTGCCACTTGTGGAGGAATCTAGGATAATGTGGCCAGGTAAGGAAGAGGATTCTTCTGTAGATATCAGCTCAG ATGACCCCAATGTGTGGAATACCGGGATGGGATATTGTATCTCCTCTCCAGACTTTGATACAGAAGATATTGAAACAACCCAGAATTCTCCAGAAGGAAATAGTAATAATGGAACAATCTCGGTTCGATCTTCCAGTGCAGATGAACCGTCTGATTCCTCGCATCCTGAGGGACCTTATGATAAAATAATTACTACTACTTCCAATAACCATCTTGGGTGTCATAGTGTGGGAAGACCACTGGAGCTATATAATCCTGAAGAACCTTCTACTGATGTGTCACATGCTGCTGTACCTAGAGGGGGTTATATATTTACTTGTTCAACAGTAAAAAAATTATCACTCAGGCATCAGGGTACCCGAAGGGAAATATACGCGTTTGAATGTTCcaagtgcgggaaatgttttcaaacacAATCAAATCTTGTCAGAAATGAAAATGTTCACATTGGGATGTGGCCCTATTCCTGCATGGAGTGTGGGAATTGCTTTGCTGCAAATTCAGATCTTGACAGGCATGAACGTGTTTACACTGGAGACCGTCTCCCCTTGTATTCTGAGAGCGGGAAAAATCTCCCTACCAAATCGGAACTGGACACACATCAGGAGCACCTCTCAGCAGCACCATCCTATAAATGTTCAGAGTGTGGTCAGTGTTTTAAACGGAAAGAATATCTGAGGGGCCACCTTAAAATTCACACTGGTGAGACACCTTTCTCTTGTGCAGAGTGCAAGAAATCGTTTTTCAATAAAGCAGACATGATCAGGCATTGGAGAGTTCACACTGGCGAGAagcccttttcttgttctgaaTGCGGAAAATGTTTCTCCCAAAAAGGACACCTCAATATCCATCTAAAACTCCatactggagagaagccattttcctGTCCCGAGTGCGGGAAACGTTTCACACATAAATCGTCACTGATCACACACCAGACTCTACACAGTGGTAAGAAGCCATTTTCATGCCCCGAGTGTGAGAAATCCTTTGTGAGGAGGTCGGATCTTGTTGTACATCAAAGAACTCACACGGGCGAGAAGCCCTATTTttgttctgagtgtgggaaaagtttctcTCGTAAAGGACATctcaatattcatataaaaaaacacagtgtaGGAAAGCATTTGCCTGTTTTTAGTGAGGGAAGTGTTTTGTACAGAGAGCCTTCACACATGCACCTGCCCTTACTATAG